The genomic window TAACGGAAGTTTCCTTAATGTAAATGAAGTCCACAATAATACAAAGAATATGAAGTTAAAAGGTTTTAATCAGGAAGGCGGAACGATAACAGGAAACATAAAAAACCTTGAGCTTGTATCAGTTCAGAACACAAGTACAACAACGGGAAGCAGTAGTGGAATAAATGTAGGAGTAAGTTCAACGGGAATGCCCAATTCCATAGGATTAAGCGGAAGTAAGACAAATGGAAGCAGAGCCTTTGTAGATAATCAGACAACATTTATAGTGGGAGACGGAAGTAATCTTACAAT from Leptotrichia sp. OH3620_COT-345 includes these protein-coding regions:
- a CDS encoding hemagglutinin repeat-containing protein; its protein translation is NNRYSSSGKSTGINAGATVGYGHKLQTTGNGGSISFNKSNMNTTETIHHNGSFLNVNEVHNNTKNMKLKGFNQEGGTITGNIKNLELVSVQNTSTTTGSSSGINVGVSSTGMPNSIGLSGSKTNGSRAFVDNQTTFIVGDGSNLT